The genomic interval ACCCCGGTAATCCCCGGGAAACTCCCTTGCGCCCGGGGCAACCCCGAAAGCCGGAGGAGCCGAGGCGCACCGCGGTACGCCCCTACAGTGATTTTACTGGGTCAGAACGTAGAATGTCGCCTATGAAGGTCGCGAGCCTGAACGATTACCAGCGCGAATCGCGCAAAACCTGGCAGCTCGTCCATACCGATCACCCCATCACCTACCCCACCTTGGGCTTGGTAAACGAGGCCGGGGAGTTGGCGGGGAAGGTCAAGAAGATCTTTCGCGACAAGGGTGGGCGGATTTCCCCGGAGGACCGCGAGGCGCTCAAAGGCGAGCTGGGCGACGTGCTGTGGTATCTGGCGCAGATCGCCACCGAGCTGGATTTGACCCTGGAGGAAGTCGCCAGCGCCAACCTCGAGAAGCTTTTTAGTCGGCTCGAGCGCGGAAAAATCCAAGGCGAAGGCGATTACCGCTAAGGCCCCCTGAGGGAAGCCGACCATGCGGCTTCCCTCACGGAGGGTCTTGCGTACGATGTACGTCACACGTCGTAGGTCATACGAAGGGGATCGGTCCCTCGGGTGTACGGAGCTTGCTCCGTCCCGATAGGGGATCGTCCCCCGCGTTTAGCGTAAAAAAGCGTTTAGCGTCTGGCGTTTTGCGTATTGCGTATGACGTACGACGTAGGACGTATACCAACATACCACCCCCACCCTCGCCCTCCCCTGCTAGGGGAGGGAGCACCCCGCGTTTTGCATCTCCGCGTGCCCTACGGCGACGGCTACCCCCAGCGCAGTTTCCAGAACCAGCCTGGAGAACCCCTGGACACGGCTCATCCGCCCCTCGCCATGCTCTGGGGCCACGTGGGAGGGGCTGCTACATCCCCTGAAGGCGGTGGATTTTGAAAGCCCCCACACCCCCTTTCCTCGGCAAAGAGCAGCCGCAGTCCACGGCCTTGGGCGTTATAAGCTATGGAAGCGATGAGCGCCCTCTACCGCCAAGCCCGCCCCACCACCTTTGACGAGATGGTGGGTCAGGAGCACGTCAAGGAGGTGCTCCTGAGCGCAATTCGAACGGGGCGACTAGCCCAG from Meiothermus sp. Pnk-1 carries:
- a CDS encoding nucleoside triphosphate pyrophosphohydrolase family protein, whose protein sequence is MKVASLNDYQRESRKTWQLVHTDHPITYPTLGLVNEAGELAGKVKKIFRDKGGRISPEDREALKGELGDVLWYLAQIATELDLTLEEVASANLEKLFSRLERGKIQGEGDYR